A stretch of the Staphylococcus sp. NRL 16/872 genome encodes the following:
- a CDS encoding solute carrier family 23 protein gives MENDQMFERTVKPVLDVKDKPKPTQWALLSLQHLFAMFGSTVLVPFLTGLPISAALLASGIGTLLYILITKAKIPAYLGSSFAFITPIITGLSTHSLGDMLVALFASGVMYIIIGILIKISGTGWLMHLLPPVVVGPVIMVIGLSLAPTAVNMAIFENSGEMKGYNLSYLVVALITLLVTIIVQGFFKGFLSLIPVLIGIIVGYIVAIFMGIVNFAPIAKASWIDFPHIYLPFKDYVPSIHIGLILVMLPIVFVTVSEHIGHQMVINKIVGRNFFEDPGLHRSIIGDGVSTMFASIIGGPPSTTYGENIGVLAITRIYSIYVIGGAAVIAIVLSFIGKFSALVSSIPTPVMGGVSILLFGIIAASGLRMLVESNIDFSSNRNLVIASVVLVVGIGNLLINLKGLGINLQIEGMALAALSGIILNLILPKEKEEPKH, from the coding sequence ATGGAAAATGATCAAATGTTTGAACGCACCGTCAAACCGGTGTTAGATGTGAAAGATAAACCGAAACCTACGCAGTGGGCATTACTTAGTTTGCAACATTTATTTGCCATGTTCGGCTCAACAGTATTAGTACCGTTCCTAACAGGTTTGCCAATCTCGGCAGCATTGCTAGCTTCAGGAATAGGAACGTTACTTTACATCTTAATAACAAAAGCGAAAATTCCAGCGTATCTTGGTTCAAGCTTTGCATTTATTACGCCTATCATCACTGGATTAAGTACACATAGCTTAGGTGATATGTTAGTCGCTTTATTCGCTAGTGGTGTGATGTACATTATCATTGGTATTTTAATCAAAATCAGTGGCACAGGGTGGTTAATGCATCTGTTACCACCAGTAGTAGTTGGACCAGTCATCATGGTTATTGGCTTGAGTTTAGCACCTACAGCAGTAAACATGGCGATATTTGAAAACTCAGGTGAGATGAAAGGTTACAACTTAAGCTACTTAGTCGTTGCCTTAATCACATTATTAGTAACGATTATCGTACAAGGTTTCTTTAAAGGTTTCTTATCACTTATCCCAGTGCTTATCGGTATTATAGTAGGTTACATTGTAGCTATCTTCATGGGAATTGTTAATTTCGCACCTATCGCAAAAGCAAGCTGGATTGATTTCCCACACATCTACTTACCGTTTAAAGATTATGTTCCATCTATACACATAGGATTAATCTTGGTAATGTTACCCATCGTGTTTGTAACAGTAAGTGAACACATTGGGCACCAAATGGTTATTAACAAAATCGTAGGACGTAACTTCTTTGAAGATCCAGGTCTACATCGCTCAATCATTGGTGATGGTGTCTCAACAATGTTCGCAAGTATCATTGGTGGACCACCAAGTACAACATATGGTGAGAACATCGGCGTGTTAGCCATCACAAGAATTTACAGTATTTATGTCATTGGAGGCGCAGCAGTCATTGCGATTGTGCTTTCATTTATCGGTAAATTCTCAGCTCTTGTTTCATCAATACCTACACCAGTCATGGGTGGCGTTTCCATCTTACTCTTCGGTATTATTGCTGCAAGTGGTTTAAGAATGTTAGTTGAAAGTAACATTGATTTCTCAAGCAACCGTAACTTAGTTATCGCGTCAGTTGTCTTAGTAGTTGGTATTGGTAACTTACTTATCAACTTAAAAGGACTTGGCATAAATCTTCAAATTGAAGGTATGGCGTTAGCAGCACTTTCAGGTATTATCTTAAATTTAATTTTGCCAAAAGAAAAAGAAGAACCAAAACACTAA
- the pyrR gene encoding bifunctional pyr operon transcriptional regulator/uracil phosphoribosyltransferase PyrR — translation MSERIIMDDAAIQRTVTRIAHEILEYNKGTENLVLLGIKTRGEFLARRIQNKINQIEQKSVPTGTIDITHFRDDIEITNKQITKEAIDIDADITDKVVIIIDDVLYTGRTVRASLDAILLHSRPNKIGLAALVDRGHRELPIRADFVGKNIPTAKNEAVSVYLDEKDSRNAVVIE, via the coding sequence ATGTCAGAACGTATCATTATGGATGATGCTGCAATTCAAAGAACAGTCACACGCATTGCGCACGAAATTCTTGAATACAACAAAGGTACTGAAAATCTTGTATTACTCGGAATTAAAACAAGAGGCGAATTCTTAGCACGACGCATTCAAAATAAAATTAACCAAATTGAGCAAAAAAGTGTTCCAACCGGTACGATTGACATTACGCATTTCAGAGATGATATCGAAATCACAAATAAACAAATTACTAAAGAAGCTATCGATATTGATGCTGATATCACAGATAAAGTTGTCATCATTATCGACGATGTCCTTTATACTGGACGTACAGTCAGAGCTTCATTAGATGCAATACTATTACATTCTCGACCAAATAAGATTGGCTTAGCGGCACTCGTTGATCGAGGGCATCGTGAATTGCCAATTAGAGCAGATTTTGTTGGAAAGAATATTCCAACTGCTAAAAATGAAGCCGTTTCAGTTTATTTAGATGAAAAGGATTCACGTAATGCAGTAGTAATTGAATAA
- a CDS encoding RluA family pseudouridine synthase translates to METYEYKIDSEELVGQRIDKLLSEFNGEWSRSQIQDWIKEGLVTVNGKVIKSNYKVKMNDDIVVTEKEVVEADIQPENLNLDIYYEDEDVAIVYKPKGMVVHPSPGHYTGTLVNGLMYQIKDLSGINGEIRPGIVHRIDKDTSGLLMVAKNDIAHRGLVEQLMDKTVKRKYTALVHGNIPHDYGTIDAPIGRNEKDRQSMDVVDNGKDAVTHFNVLEHFNDYTLIECQLETGRTHQIRVHMKYIGFPLVGDPKYGPRKTLDIGGQALHAGVIGFEHPVTHEYIERQADLPQEFKDLLEEIRLREA, encoded by the coding sequence TTGGAAACATATGAGTATAAGATAGATAGTGAAGAACTTGTTGGGCAACGAATTGATAAATTACTTTCTGAGTTCAATGGAGAATGGTCTAGAAGTCAAATTCAAGATTGGATTAAAGAAGGACTTGTGACAGTTAATGGCAAAGTCATTAAATCAAATTATAAAGTTAAAATGAATGATGACATAGTTGTGACTGAAAAAGAAGTCGTTGAAGCGGATATACAACCTGAGAATTTAAACTTAGATATCTATTATGAAGATGAAGATGTAGCTATTGTATATAAACCTAAAGGCATGGTAGTTCATCCGTCACCAGGTCATTATACAGGTACTTTAGTTAATGGATTAATGTATCAAATCAAAGATTTATCAGGTATTAATGGAGAAATTCGTCCCGGTATTGTGCACCGTATCGATAAAGATACGTCAGGTTTATTAATGGTTGCTAAAAATGATATTGCCCATCGTGGACTAGTGGAACAACTTATGGATAAAACAGTTAAACGTAAATATACAGCGTTAGTTCATGGTAATATTCCACATGATTATGGTACGATTGATGCACCTATTGGACGTAATGAAAAAGATCGTCAATCTATGGATGTAGTCGATAATGGTAAAGATGCTGTAACACATTTTAATGTATTAGAGCATTTTAATGATTACACATTAATTGAATGTCAGTTAGAAACAGGACGTACGCACCAAATCCGTGTGCATATGAAATATATAGGTTTCCCATTAGTTGGCGACCCTAAATATGGTCCTAGAAAAACACTTGACATCGGTGGTCAAGCATTACATGCAGGTGTCATTGGTTTCGAACATCCTGTGACACATGAATACATTGAACGCCAAGCTGACTTACCACAAGAATTTAAAGATTTATTAGAAGAAATTCGTTTAAGAGAAGCATAA
- the lspA gene encoding signal peptidase II, with protein MKKKYYIGISLIIAIAILAIDQITKRIIATTMNIGDSYEVIPNFLNITSHRNNGAAWGILSGKMVFFYIITIIILVVLVLFYIKEAKHNLFMQVAISLLFAGALGNFIDRLFNGEVVDFIDTNIFGYDFPIFNIADSSLTIGVILVIIALIKDATSKG; from the coding sequence ATGAAAAAGAAATATTATATTGGTATTTCACTTATAATAGCAATCGCTATTTTAGCGATTGACCAAATAACGAAACGCATAATCGCGACGACGATGAATATTGGAGATTCATATGAAGTAATTCCTAATTTCTTAAATATAACGTCACACAGAAACAATGGTGCAGCATGGGGAATTTTAAGTGGTAAGATGGTATTCTTTTACATTATCACGATTATTATTTTAGTGGTGCTCGTATTATTTTATATTAAAGAAGCAAAGCATAATTTATTTATGCAAGTAGCGATTAGTTTATTATTTGCTGGCGCATTAGGTAACTTTATTGATCGTTTATTTAATGGTGAGGTAGTAGACTTTATTGATACGAATATTTTTGGATATGATTTTCCAATATTTAATATAGCAGATTCAAGTTTAACTATAGGCGTAATATTAGTCATCATTGCTTTAATTAAAGATGCGACATCAAAAGGATAG
- a CDS encoding CHAP domain-containing protein — MKKLLLIIIVGSALFTGGALYDGVDNQDMTEPTIHFWQSNPMKFNTYVKGQCTYYAFDRIRQDGKKINNEWGDAKDWASNAKDEGYKVDENPKVGSILQTSEGDHGHVAYVEKVNDNGSLIVSDMNYKKPYEVTTRHILTYEVKEYNYIHPKNNAKA, encoded by the coding sequence ATGAAAAAACTTTTATTAATAATAATAGTTGGAAGTGCACTTTTTACAGGTGGTGCGCTTTATGATGGTGTAGATAATCAGGATATGACAGAACCGACCATACATTTTTGGCAAAGCAATCCCATGAAGTTTAACACGTATGTTAAAGGACAATGTACTTATTATGCTTTCGATCGTATTCGTCAAGACGGTAAAAAGATTAACAATGAATGGGGAGATGCTAAAGATTGGGCATCAAACGCTAAAGATGAAGGTTATAAAGTTGATGAAAATCCAAAAGTTGGTTCAATATTACAAACCTCTGAAGGCGACCATGGTCATGTGGCTTATGTAGAAAAAGTAAATGACAATGGTTCACTCATAGTGTCAGATATGAACTATAAAAAGCCTTACGAAGTGACAACAAGACATATACTAACTTATGAAGTGAAAGAGTATAATTACATTCATCCTAAAAATAATGCTAAAGCGTAA
- a CDS encoding NAD(P)H-binding protein: MGKVLLTGDLGYIGGHLKGQLKEKHEIIAISRHGDIKEDEQNVTWKVADLFDLDEITEVMEGIDIAVYLVHSMRSSAKLTQANFEDMDALLADNFARAAKAQGVKHIVFMNDIIPNENNISSHLRSRSECEKILGSYGIPVSTLRAGLIIDSKGSSYPILKRLVDRLPAMLLPSWAYNMIAPVAIEDVIDKLVALVDRAPDENETFDITGPGVMNYKELIKRTANVLDKRLPILDLPIIPVWVSRYWVQLISQVPKEMVYPLMNNLVHDMIPPPHRIHPELSLGNIDYEDSIKKALKEEEKHGQVKKSKESKSKRSNEKNKKEEIKDVRAITRIKIPESYSIRDVAQEYAKFINDITLHLVSGNINEYEFNIRLPLINKFLLKMERDEHDATKEMIVYRIVGGDLALARDDGNARFEFRRILDTNEGLIALQEYEPTLPWTIYKFTQANAHKAVMDVFMKHMDYLAASEEEKQLSSQKEKFASNLVMTTGAIVGAYVGAKIYNSFKK, encoded by the coding sequence ATGGGTAAAGTATTGTTAACAGGGGATTTGGGGTATATTGGGGGTCACTTAAAAGGACAATTAAAAGAAAAACATGAAATTATAGCAATTTCGCGACATGGAGATATTAAAGAAGATGAACAGAACGTAACTTGGAAAGTAGCAGATTTATTTGATTTAGATGAAATTACAGAAGTTATGGAAGGTATTGATATTGCGGTATATCTAGTACACTCTATGAGGTCAAGTGCGAAATTAACTCAAGCTAATTTTGAAGATATGGATGCATTACTTGCAGATAACTTTGCACGTGCCGCTAAAGCACAAGGTGTAAAACATATTGTTTTCATGAATGATATTATTCCTAATGAAAATAATATATCATCTCATTTACGTAGTCGTTCAGAATGTGAAAAAATTCTTGGTTCATATGGTATTCCAGTAAGTACATTACGTGCTGGTTTAATTATTGATTCTAAAGGTAGTTCCTATCCTATTTTAAAAAGATTAGTTGATCGTTTACCAGCAATGCTTCTTCCTAGTTGGGCCTACAATATGATTGCACCAGTAGCAATCGAAGATGTTATTGATAAATTAGTAGCATTAGTAGACCGTGCACCGGATGAAAATGAAACATTTGATATTACGGGACCAGGAGTAATGAACTATAAAGAATTAATTAAGCGCACAGCTAACGTATTAGATAAACGCTTACCTATACTAGATTTACCTATCATTCCTGTTTGGGTGAGTCGTTATTGGGTACAGTTAATATCACAAGTACCAAAAGAAATGGTCTATCCTTTAATGAATAACTTAGTTCACGATATGATTCCACCACCTCATCGTATTCATCCAGAACTTTCACTTGGCAATATTGATTACGAAGATAGTATAAAAAAAGCTTTAAAAGAAGAAGAAAAGCATGGACAAGTGAAAAAAAGTAAGGAATCTAAATCTAAGCGTTCTAATGAGAAAAATAAAAAAGAAGAAATTAAAGATGTTCGTGCTATTACAAGAATTAAAATACCTGAAAGTTATTCAATACGTGATGTAGCACAAGAATATGCAAAATTTATTAATGATATTACATTACACTTGGTTAGTGGCAATATTAATGAATATGAATTCAATATTCGTTTACCGCTAATTAATAAATTCCTTTTGAAAATGGAGAGAGATGAACACGACGCTACAAAAGAAATGATTGTATATAGAATCGTGGGTGGCGATCTTGCATTAGCTAGAGATGATGGTAATGCTAGGTTTGAATTTAGACGTATTTTAGATACGAATGAAGGTTTAATCGCACTTCAAGAATACGAACCAACTTTACCATGGACGATTTATAAATTTACACAAGCGAATGCTCATAAAGCTGTAATGGATGTTTTCATGAAACATATGGATTATTTAGCAGCATCAGAAGAAGAAAAACAACTGTCATCTCAAAAAGAAAAATTTGCAAGTAATTTAGTTATGACAACAGGCGCTATTGTGGGCGCATATGTAGGCGCAAAAATTTATAATAGTTTTAAAAAATAA
- the ileS gene encoding isoleucine--tRNA ligase encodes MNYKDTLLMPKTDFPMRGGLPTKEPQIQEKWEAEDHYQKALDKNKGNQTYILHDGPPYANGNLHMGHALNKIIKDIIVRYKTMQGFYAPYVPGWDTHGLPIEQALTKKGVDRKKMSIAEFREKCKEFALEQVELQKQDFKRLGVRGDFNNPYITLRPEYEAAQIRLFGEMADKGLIYKGKKPVYWSPSSESSLAEAEIEYHDKRSASIYVAFDVKDSKGVVDEDAQFIIWTTTPWTIPSNVAITVHPELKYGQYNVNGKKYIIAQALAESVSEALGWDKNAIQLEKEFTGKELEYVEAQHPFLDRVSLVINGEHVTTDAGTGCVHTAPGHGEDDYVVGQKYDLPVISPLNDKGVFTEEGGQFEGMFYDKANKAVTDLLTEKEALLKLDFITHSYPHDWRTKKPVIFRATPQWFASISKVRQDILDAIEDTEFKVDWGKTRIYNMIRDRGEWVISRQRVWGVPLPVFYAENGDIIMTKETVNHVADLFAEHGSNVWFEREAKDLLPEGFTHPGSPNGEFTKETDIMDVWFDSGSSHRGVLENRPELSFPADLYFEGSDQYRGWFNSSITTAVATRGQAPYKFLLSHGFVMDGEGKKMSKSLGNVIVPDQVVKQKGADIARLWVSSTDYLADVRISDEILKQTSDVYRKIRNTLRFMLGNINDFNPDTDAVPEAELLEIDRYLLNRLREFTASTINHYDNFDYLNIYQEVQNFINVELSNFYLDYGKDILYIEEKNAHKRRSMQTVLYQILVDMTKLLAPILVHTAEEVWSHTPHVKEESVHLANMPEVVDVDQALLDKWNQFMALRDDVNRALEVARNNKVIGKSLEAKVFIGNNDNFKAADFLQQFADLQQLFIVSQVEVADSIENADSYQHGDVRIEHAEGEKCDRCWNYSEELGSVGELEHLCPRCQEVVKTLV; translated from the coding sequence ATGAACTATAAAGATACTTTATTAATGCCTAAGACAGATTTTCCAATGCGTGGGGGACTTCCTACTAAAGAACCTCAGATTCAAGAAAAATGGGAAGCTGAAGATCACTATCAAAAAGCGTTAGATAAAAACAAAGGAAACCAAACGTATATTCTTCATGATGGTCCACCATATGCGAATGGTAATCTTCATATGGGACATGCGCTAAATAAAATTATCAAAGATATCATTGTCCGTTACAAAACAATGCAAGGTTTCTATGCACCATATGTTCCAGGTTGGGATACTCATGGTTTACCAATTGAACAAGCGTTAACTAAAAAAGGTGTAGACCGTAAAAAAATGTCAATCGCAGAATTCAGAGAAAAATGTAAAGAATTTGCGTTAGAACAAGTTGAATTACAAAAGCAAGACTTTAAACGTTTGGGTGTTCGTGGAGATTTTAATAATCCTTATATCACGTTAAGACCTGAATATGAAGCAGCTCAAATTCGTTTGTTCGGTGAAATGGCTGATAAAGGACTTATTTATAAAGGTAAAAAGCCTGTATACTGGTCACCATCAAGTGAATCTTCATTAGCAGAAGCTGAAATTGAATACCATGATAAACGTTCAGCATCAATCTATGTAGCATTTGATGTCAAAGATTCAAAAGGTGTAGTGGATGAAGATGCTCAATTTATCATTTGGACAACTACTCCATGGACTATTCCATCAAATGTAGCTATTACAGTTCATCCAGAACTTAAATATGGTCAATACAATGTGAATGGTAAAAAATATATCATTGCTCAAGCTTTAGCTGAGTCAGTTTCAGAAGCTTTAGGATGGGATAAGAATGCTATTCAATTAGAAAAAGAATTCACTGGTAAAGAATTAGAATATGTTGAAGCACAACATCCGTTCTTAGACCGCGTATCACTAGTAATTAACGGCGAGCACGTTACAACTGATGCAGGTACTGGTTGTGTTCATACGGCTCCTGGACACGGGGAAGATGACTATGTTGTAGGTCAAAAATATGACTTACCAGTAATCAGTCCTTTAAATGATAAAGGTGTCTTCACTGAAGAAGGTGGCCAATTTGAAGGTATGTTCTATGATAAAGCGAATAAAGCAGTTACAGATTTATTAACTGAAAAAGAAGCTTTATTAAAATTAGACTTCATTACACATAGTTACCCACATGACTGGCGTACTAAAAAACCTGTTATTTTCCGCGCTACACCACAATGGTTCGCATCAATTAGTAAAGTAAGACAAGATATTTTAGATGCGATTGAAGATACAGAGTTTAAAGTAGACTGGGGTAAAACACGTATCTATAACATGATTCGTGACCGTGGCGAATGGGTTATCTCTCGTCAACGTGTATGGGGTGTACCATTACCAGTATTTTATGCTGAGAATGGCGACATCATTATGACTAAAGAAACAGTTAATCATGTAGCAGATCTTTTCGCTGAACATGGTTCAAATGTTTGGTTCGAAAGAGAAGCTAAAGATTTATTACCAGAAGGATTTACTCACCCAGGAAGTCCAAATGGTGAATTTACTAAAGAAACAGACATTATGGACGTATGGTTTGACTCTGGTTCTTCTCACAGAGGCGTATTAGAAAATCGTCCAGAATTAAGTTTCCCAGCTGATTTATACTTTGAAGGTAGTGACCAGTATCGCGGTTGGTTTAACTCATCAATCACAACTGCAGTTGCTACAAGAGGTCAAGCACCATATAAATTCTTATTATCTCACGGTTTCGTAATGGACGGAGAAGGTAAGAAAATGAGTAAATCACTTGGTAACGTTATTGTGCCAGACCAAGTAGTAAAACAAAAAGGTGCCGACATTGCACGTCTATGGGTAAGCAGTACTGACTATTTAGCTGACGTACGTATCTCAGACGAAATTTTAAAACAAACTTCTGATGTATATCGTAAAATCAGAAACACATTGAGATTTATGTTAGGTAACATTAATGATTTCAATCCTGATACAGATGCTGTACCTGAAGCGGAATTATTAGAAATAGATCGTTACTTATTAAATCGTTTACGTGAATTTACAGCTAGCACTATTAATCATTACGATAACTTCGATTACTTAAATATTTATCAAGAAGTTCAAAACTTCATTAACGTTGAATTAAGTAATTTCTATTTAGATTATGGTAAAGATATTCTTTACATTGAAGAGAAAAATGCGCATAAACGTCGTAGCATGCAAACAGTACTATATCAAATCTTAGTTGATATGACTAAATTATTAGCACCAATCTTAGTTCATACTGCTGAAGAAGTATGGTCTCATACACCACATGTTAAAGAAGAAAGCGTACATTTAGCTAATATGCCTGAAGTAGTCGATGTTGACCAAGCATTATTAGATAAATGGAACCAATTTATGGCATTACGTGATGACGTGAACCGTGCGCTAGAAGTGGCTCGTAATAATAAAGTCATCGGTAAATCATTAGAAGCTAAAGTATTCATCGGTAATAACGATAACTTTAAAGCAGCTGATTTCTTACAACAATTTGCTGATTTACAACAATTATTTATCGTTTCACAAGTTGAAGTTGCTGATTCAATTGAAAATGCAGACTCATATCAACACGGTGATGTACGCATTGAACATGCTGAAGGTGAAAAATGTGATAGATGTTGGAATTATAGTGAAGAATTAGGTTCAGTAGGTGAACTTGAACACTTATGTCCACGCTGCCAAGAAGTCGTTAAAACATTAGTTTAA
- a CDS encoding DivIVA domain-containing protein, translating into MPFTPNEIKNKEFTKVKNGLEPAEVSDYLTQLSNEIERLKEEKKQLEKVVEERDTNIKSYQQVHQSVSDALVQAQQAGEQVKVAANKEAEATISKAQAQADMIVNDAIEKARHLSFQTEDMKRQSKVFRSRFRMLVEAQLDLLKNDDWDYLLNYDIDAEQVTQENFQHLNKQDITPEEQLNAQNQQAENSNTDSSASSTNTSESATSTSNVSNSESTSTK; encoded by the coding sequence ATGCCTTTTACACCGAATGAAATTAAAAATAAAGAATTTACAAAAGTAAAAAATGGTTTAGAACCTGCAGAAGTAAGTGATTATTTAACTCAATTAAGCAATGAAATTGAACGTTTAAAAGAAGAAAAAAAACAACTTGAAAAAGTAGTTGAAGAGAGAGATACTAATATTAAATCTTATCAACAAGTTCATCAATCTGTAAGTGATGCTTTAGTTCAAGCACAACAAGCAGGTGAGCAAGTTAAAGTAGCAGCGAATAAAGAAGCTGAAGCTACAATTTCTAAAGCTCAAGCTCAAGCAGATATGATTGTAAATGATGCGATTGAAAAAGCACGTCATTTATCATTCCAAACTGAGGATATGAAACGTCAGTCTAAAGTTTTCCGCTCTCGTTTCCGCATGCTTGTTGAAGCTCAATTAGATTTATTAAAAAATGATGATTGGGATTATTTATTAAATTATGATATAGATGCTGAACAAGTCACTCAAGAAAATTTCCAGCATTTAAATAAACAAGATATTACACCTGAAGAACAACTTAATGCACAAAATCAACAAGCTGAGAATTCAAACACTGATTCATCAGCTTCATCAACAAACACTAGTGAATCTGCTACTTCTACATCAAATGTAAGTAACAGTGAGTCTACATCTACTAAATAA
- a CDS encoding RNA-binding protein, which produces MKKEVTIIDIYQHFRNEEHPLIDQLIDKCDQVNQQYAPVLTNFLDPRGQYILKVVVGSFDDMHVQFFGGPHSERKRAIIAPSYYEATEEDYEITLIQIDYPEKFVTLQHQHVLGTLMSLGIEREQVGDILVGETIQFVLTKQLESYIMTELTKIKGASVKLNSILFKDMIQSVENWKSHGSTVSALRLDVVLKEMIHKSRAIAKQLIEKKRVKVNHTIIDSPDFQVQINDLLSIQGFGRAQITDVGGRTKKDKIHITYQTLFK; this is translated from the coding sequence ATAAAAAAGGAGGTAACTATAATAGATATTTATCAACACTTTAGAAATGAAGAGCATCCTTTAATCGATCAATTAATAGATAAGTGTGATCAAGTGAATCAACAATATGCGCCTGTGTTAACAAACTTTTTAGATCCAAGAGGACAATATATTCTTAAGGTAGTGGTAGGAAGCTTCGATGATATGCATGTACAATTTTTTGGTGGACCTCATTCCGAGAGAAAAAGAGCCATTATTGCGCCAAGTTACTATGAAGCTACTGAAGAGGATTATGAAATTACATTAATTCAAATTGACTATCCTGAAAAATTTGTCACACTTCAACATCAACATGTATTAGGAACATTAATGTCGCTAGGTATTGAAAGGGAGCAAGTAGGCGATATTTTAGTAGGAGAAACGATACAATTCGTTTTGACAAAACAATTAGAATCATATATTATGACAGAATTGACAAAGATTAAAGGCGCATCAGTTAAACTTAATTCTATTCTATTTAAAGATATGATACAATCAGTAGAGAATTGGAAGAGTCATGGTAGCACAGTTAGCGCGTTAAGATTAGATGTTGTTTTAAAAGAAATGATTCATAAATCGAGAGCAATTGCTAAACAACTTATTGAGAAAAAACGCGTGAAAGTGAATCATACCATTATCGATTCTCCAGATTTCCAAGTACAAATCAATGATTTATTATCCATTCAAGGTTTTGGGCGAGCTCAAATTACCGATGTGGGTGGTCGCACGAAAAAAGATAAAATTCATATTACTTACCAAACATTATTTAAATAA
- a CDS encoding YggT family protein: MDISLIANIFNFILVLVQIYYFGMIIYFFTSWVPSIRESKFGEILSKIYEPFLEPFRKIIPPIGMIDISSLVALFVLVLFQWGLKSIFAMIINYLIMK; the protein is encoded by the coding sequence ATGGACATTAGCCTAATAGCTAATATATTTAACTTTATACTTGTGCTAGTTCAAATATACTATTTTGGTATGATTATTTATTTCTTTACATCATGGGTGCCAAGTATAAGGGAATCTAAATTTGGCGAAATTTTATCTAAAATTTATGAGCCGTTTTTAGAACCGTTTAGAAAAATTATTCCTCCAATTGGAATGATTGATATTTCATCACTTGTAGCATTATTTGTACTTGTGTTATTCCAATGGGGATTAAAAAGTATTTTTGCTATGATTATAAATTATTTAATAATGAAATAA